A stretch of Triticum aestivum cultivar Chinese Spring chromosome 1D, IWGSC CS RefSeq v2.1, whole genome shotgun sequence DNA encodes these proteins:
- the LOC123181475 gene encoding NADH dehydrogenase [ubiquinone] 1 beta subcomplex subunit 10-B, whose translation MVRKAKVEFDERPPDDFDPKNPYGDPVAMLEYREHLVREKWIQIETAKIIRDRLRWCYRIEGVNHHQKCRHLVDQYLESTRGVGWGKDHRPADLHEPKKVVEVED comes from the exons ATGGTGCGGAAGGCCAAGGTCGAGTTCGACGAGAGGCCGCCGGATGACTTCGACCCGAAGAACCCGTACGGGGACCCGGTGGCGATGCTGGAGTACAGGGAGCACCTGGTGCGGGAGAAGTGGATCCAGATCGAGACCGCCAAGATCATCCGCGACCGCCTCCGCTGGTGCTACCGGATCGAGGGCGTCAACCACCACCAGAAGTGCCGCCACCTCGTCGACCAGTACCTCGAGTCCACCCGCGGCGTCGGGTGGGGCAAGGACCACCGCCCGGCGGACCTCCACG AGCCCAAGAAGGTGGTCGAGGTCGAGGACTAG